DNA from Triticum aestivum cultivar Chinese Spring chromosome 7D, IWGSC CS RefSeq v2.1, whole genome shotgun sequence:
CTATACATGCGTACATGTCGGAAGCGGCTTTCCCACGGCCGTGCGCTCGCGGCGGCCTCGACGACGGCACGGCGCGGAGGAACACGCCAAGTCACCAAGCAGAGCAGGTGACGACGACCGGACGTGACCACGGCATCACGCGGCAGTGACAGCGCTGCAGCAGTAGTACCAGTGGCGCTGTGGTGGTGCGATCACGGCGCaggtgatggatggatggatcgacaGGAAATGATGCTACggggagaaagaaagaaagaaagcgaGGGGCCGGGGCCGGTCGGCCGATTCGCTGGGGGGCAGGGCAGCGAGTGCGAGGTGTCTAGAGCGCCACCGCACCGCACCATTTGACAATTGACATGATGGTGGCCCGCGGCTCGACTCGACTGGATCCACCCGATCGGCCCGGGATCTGATCTGTGTGCGTCGCCGTCGGGTCGGCCGGTTCGAGCAACGGATTCACCACTGGCGAGATCCTTGGCTGATCGGCACCGGAGACCTCGGGGCAGGTCCGATCCAGAATTCCCTTGCCGCTGCCGCCTTTGCGTTCCGGCCACTTTAACCCCGGCGTCCAGGTAAACCCCTCCCGATCGACCTCTACTCGCGGGCGTGATCACGATCACGATTGGATTGGGAGCTGATCGCGCGCGCAGTTCCAGCGAGCAAAAGCGTCGGTCTCGAGGAGGGACCACGAGGTGATCCGGGCCCCGGCTCGGGATTAGGCCAAGGAAAGCGGGGGAGGGACGGATCGATCGCTCGTCCAACAGCACACGTGGGCCAGACCGGCCGGCGAGGGAGTGCCGCCCCCACACCCTCCCTACAACGCGCCATCATTTCCTCGCCCCCTCCATCCAGCAGCAAACGGACCCGGGTTCCACGGGCATGATCGGCATGCGCCTTTCCATTTGGTTTCTAGGGGGGTGAGCAGTGGGGGCCGAACTCCCGCATGATGCCCCATGTCATCaattttttttgagtttttttagCGTGGACATTTTGGACTTTTTTTTTTTGAAGTTTGGACATTTTGGACTTTGGGTGTACCGGGATTGCGTTCGCTTTACCTTTTTTGTTATAATATATATAATTCTATAAGCCGGCTGATCATTTTAAGTCTGGGCCGACCCATAAATATGCAACTTTAGTTTACAACTCCTTCTGTTTTTTAAAATTTAAATATAAAGGTGAATTTGTTTTTCTAAGAGCCTAATGATTTATGTTTGACCAAGCTTAAAGGAAAGCTTGCATAAAATACGTACTATGAAGTAGGTGAAATATGAGAATATAACCTAACGATACGAAGTTAGTATTGTGGATATTtctatataaaccatagggaaATTTGACTTTTCAAGAGTTAATACGCCTTTATATTTTTAAATGCAAGGAGTAAAAAACAAACTATACTAAAGTCATACTAAAgctgcgtcaattaatttggatcggggGGAGCAGGCAAAAAATATATATAAGTTGCACTCTTCATTAAACTGAAAATTGCATTTTTCTGCACAGATTGAGAAGTAAGAAAACATTTGTCGACTTAGACATAGATGAATGTGCGTGTATTGTACGTGTTTATCGACTATCATGGTATAAGCTAACTTATATTATGGGGCCGAGGGAGTACATAACTATCATTGGTCCCATAGGCTTCAATAAGACACGAAAAACTAATTTATATCATATACTACGTGTTTGTAAATTCACGTGTTCCAAGAAAATAGAAGATTAACTAGCGAGGGTAATTTCTCGGAATGATGTGTATGACACATCATTTCTGATGGAATCCCATCAGTCTATCCTCTCTGGCCAGAAAATTCAAAAGAGAGTAAAAAGGACCAGGCAAATAATTGGTTATAGAAAAGCAATTAGCCCACCATGCATTTCTGCTTTGTGGTCAGAAAAGAGAAGCAAAAGGGACCTGCTTTTGAATAGCCACTCAACACGAGGTGCTCCCTGCACAATCACCTACCTAATTGATAAATCAAGCGTGAGCCCCCCTCCCTCAGCTAGCTTAATTATAACACCACTGCTAGCAGCCTCATCACCCAGCTGCCCTCAGGCCTCGGCATTCTTTCCTCTCTCCCACACTACacacaccaccaccatcatcaGCAGCAGCGAGCTCGCCGCGCGCCGGTGGCCATGGAGAAGTGCAGATCGGTGCCGCACGAGCACGCCACGGCGGCGTACTACGGGTGCGGCGGCGGGTACGACTACGAGGACGTgagccggggcggcgcggcggtcAAGTCGTACAGCTTCAACGGCCCCAGCGCCGGCGAGGACCCGGAggcgaagcggcggcggcgggtggcgtcgtACAACGTGTTCGCGTCGCAGGCCCGCCTCAAGTCCTCTGTCCGCGGCAGCTTCAAGTGGCTCAAGTCCAAGCTCTCCGACGTCCGCTACGGTGGCCTCTGAAACTTTTTCCTCAACCTCCCACGAACCCTCCATGAACTGAACCTCTACTATATACATGCGTGCATATGCATGAAGAAGTGTATGTGTGTGTGCtgctattgctgctgctgctgctatacgtGCAGGCATGGCCCCTAAGTTGCTGCATATATGTGTGTACTGTTTAATTACATGCCGTAATTATGCATGTATGAACTGCTGCTGTGTGTGTGATGTTAAGTTGCTGCATGGTTAACTGCTAGATCCATCCATGGATCGGTCTATGTGTTTTTGGTTGCCTTTTTGAGAGACTAAGAAGTAAGACCGGTGGTTTGTACTGTTACATTCCTGCTTAAGTTGCAGATCAAGCTGTATCAAAGCCATGGTCTGTGTTTTTTCTCCACACAAACTTTGTTCTCCGTTTCTGTTTCTCCTTTCTTGTTTATTGTGTATTTTCTACTACTATGTGTCATCCTAAGTTGCTGTATGGTTGACTGATAGATCGTTCTCTGTTTTAATTTTCCTCATGACAAGGGGAAAATAAGATCGGTTAATCAAGTGGTTGTATCCTGCTTACTTTGCAAATTTAAGTTGCATAGATGTATATTTTGAATTGGAGTGGGGGATGGTGCGTGTCCCTGATCAGTTCTGGATGGATGGTTCTGCAGATATACGCCTACTTTCATAGCCTTCAGTTTGGCAGAACTGCAGATCTCATCAATCGCCACCAAACAGTGTTGCAAACATGATAGTAATACATAATACCACTAGTTAAAGACCACTCATAGCATAATTTGATTCTTTAAACCAAACCTGAAATATTACAACAGTTATAGTGTGATCAACCATGTAATGAACGAAGCCAACCACCATTTTTTCTTAAAGGAATCCTCCCATTCATCTGCAAATGGAGAATTATTGATAGATGCAGTATGTAGCAGTCTACAAATCCGGGGTTTCTCAATCGGGACAGTTGGTAGTTGTATTATGCTGAACAGTTTCTGCTGCAATTTTCATGTGCTGAAACCCACAAGGATCAACATATGTCCTCGGTCACGTCGCCCATCTGATAGTGCGACTGTGCGATGGCACCGCCCTTGTGATCGTCGCCGCTCGCGTGGTAGGCGTTTGCCCTCCGCAGCTGCGGCTGATCATGCGAAGCAGCAGGTGGTGGCAACGACTGAACCGGGCTAACTGAAAACCGTCTTGAGGCCCTGCTGCTGGAAGCGTTGAGGAGTAGCAGAGTTCTCCGTTGGTTCTTGCCTTGTCGAACGCTGGAGGAGGCGACGGCCGCGGCCTCGGCCTGATTTTTCCGTCTCGTTCCTGACTTCGTCATCCCGCGTCTACCAGTTTGTGGGACGAAAGAGATTAAGAACTGCTCTTGGTCTGGTTTCGGGAAAAAAGAGGAACTGTTCTTGGTCTAACCGAGTGTGTTTAGTGTGCACTAGTGTGCAAAGATGGGCATTCGTGTTATGAACttgtttttttttcgaaacggaggcagcagttttgcctcgtcgattaattaagaagaagagaattaccCAGTTAATTaaaggaaaaccgggcgaaaaccaatACATACGGAGCACAGACTAACTACTCACATGGCAAGAAAACCTCACAACCGCATAGGCGGCCCCGCCAGACTCTCTGATTACACAACATCCACAAACCTCGACATTGCTACTACGCCATGTGACCCCCGACAAGAACACCTCGACATAAGACATCAAACACCTTCGAACCCACAATGACGACCCAATCGAAGAGGATGGGCCGAGAGAATGAAGATCATCCATCAAGTAACCAGAGACGCCTTGCCTATGGCGCCACTCTTGCCTTTTCCCACCTTCTTTTGTTTGCCTCTTATTGGTGTCCCCGTCAGAAGGCAAGCAATCGACCTGCCCAAACCAAGTCTAGCAACCTCCACATTGGCGAGCAAGTCAAAAAATTCTTTCACGAAAAGAGCATCTGGGTTTGGAGTAGGTGCAACCACACTTGGCTCACTGGGCATGTCACTCACATGCATCACATGCTCCATGGTCGCAGACGAGGGAATGGCAGAGACTGCAATGTCCAAATCACCACACCCCATGGCATCAGGTATCTGGCTAGACTCCAGGGGTGATGNNNNNNNNNNNNNNNNNNNNNNNNNNNNNNNNNNNNNNNNNNNNNNNNNNNNNNNNNNNNNNNNNNNNNNNNNNNNNNNNNNNNNNNNNNNNNNNNNNNNNNNNNNNNNNNNNNNNNNNNNNNNNNNNNNNNNNNNNNNNNNNNNNNNNNNNNNNNNNNNNNNNNNNNNNNNNNNNNNNNNNNNNNNNNNNNNNNNNNNNNNNNNNNNNNNNNNNNNNNNNNNNNNNNNNNNNNNNNNNNNNNNNNNNNNNNNNNNNNNNNNNNNNNNNNNNNNNNNNNNNNNNNNNNNNNNNNNNNNNCCTTTAGTTGTTCGACGGACAGAGGCAGAACCGGGCGCTCACACAACTCCCGCAACTCAGGCATGATCTGcagccactacaagaaatatgtcaactagtgaccttctgtcagtgaccctgaaagaattggtcatagatctatgaccatttgagaccaattggtcaaaagctgctcggggggctccaaaccctcaactatatcgaccattttggtCATAAAGGTCGTAATTTCATTACAcgaatggtcataaagcagacagcaCTGATCCggtgccttatttctagctgaccacgaccaatatagatggtcataaccttgtaaattgtggtggattggtatgactaggcgccacctcatcagttttgcctatgtgtcatgtccatgtgtcaatttttgccctaggttgtgaagcaacctatatttctgtcattcccaaaattcccaaaaaaattgggcattctttactatccaaatcattgcctcatgacaatattcaactccatttgcctggtaaatcttcctcggcaaatttccaaagtttttgttcaactcgaactgttgtgaaggaagtactagctaggcatatcctaatgagctgaatttttgccacatcttctatattcccaaatcatagctctccacaaaatttgagccccatctaacaatacatgtgagtgtggcttcaacattcatatttctgttcAGTGTGGTATgttgcaaagcaagtgacacctaggctcctccatttgagctgcaaattttccaagatagtATCCTTAGttgatgatcatcctcagccaaaactcaggcccattggccatgtgcatttcccgtaccactaatcaaacacttgggtgctaattcatgtttgagcatgttcggtctcctcgtgagattcttctgttgttattttcttccaagcatctacctggggagtgccaaacctactagacatgcccaggcttcccagaacgcatggcaacgccacggtcacgcggtgaccacgcggcgggcatgcgagtctacgcgctttggagttggggccctgggccaccgtcCAAAGCTCAACGTATCACCACCTAATcatgtatttatgcttaaatagatacttatgtacctagaaatgatttttggaaaaaataaagagcaaactataaggcagctgcagttcaaatttgacccgcttcctactaaatcgacggaaatttgtctttttcaccagaggtggataaaaacttttttacacccaatcattttgtcaattgtgcattaagcatggcctagtattttataaaattgatttggtccatttttgcaacaattatttggtagttccttcacaaaaaaacctcatttcggcactcgaaaaatggaaaatgaattttccgtgcaaagaaaatgaaaaatcccttaggcaacattgtttggaattccaagatgcacccttgtggacaatatgagatcatttgaataaactatgccatgaatgtggccataagattgatcatttggcttgaaagccatgaatcttcacgcatgatagctcatttctgagaacatttttttaaaaataatttctgtattacacgtttattattttttctggataCTTGGTCAcacatgatgacacaatgcgaaggttttccaattttttgattttttaaatcttttatgcccgtttcaaaatgcggtcaaaacggcgggcttgaccgttcctagctagttgttgaatcttggaaaccttttgatgtttctctgattaaatagatagttatgtacctagaaatgatttttggaaaaaataaagagcaaactatgaggcagctacagttcaaatttgacccgcttcctactgaatcggcggaaatttgtctttttcaccagaggtggatcaaggcttttgacacccaaccattgtgtcaattttgcattaaacatggcctagtattttataaaattgatttggtccatttttatgatatttatttggtagttccttcaccaaaaaacctcatttcgggcactcgaaaaatggaaaatgaattttacgtgcaaagaaaatgaaaaatcccttaggcaacattgtttggaattccaagatgcaaccttgtgcacaatatgagatcatttgaacaaactatgccatgaatgtggccataagattgatcatttggcttgaaagccatgaatctttacgcatgatagctcatttcagagaacactttttttaaaataattgccgtattacaagtttatttttttcctggaaacttggtcacatataatgacacaatgcgaaggttttccaattttttgatttttttgaattttttatgctcatttcaaaatgcggtcaaaacggcgggtatgaccgttcctagctagtggttgaatcttggaaaacttttgatgtttctcttattaaatagatacttatgtacctataaatgatttttggaaaaaataaatagcaaactatgaggcagctgcagttcaaatttgacccgcttcctgctgaatcagctgaaatttgtctttttcaccagaggtggatcaaaacttttgacacccaaccatttggtcaattgtgcatcaagtatggcctattattttagaaaatttattttctccaattttgcaacaaatatatggtaggtccttcacaaaaaaaaactcatttcgggcactcgaaaaatggaaaatgaattttctgtgcaaagaaaatgaaaacttccttaggcaacattgtttggaattccaagatgcacccttgtgcacaatatgagataatttgaacaaactatggcatgaatgtggccataagattgatcatttggcttgaaagtcatgaatcttcacgcatgatagctaatttctgagaacactttttaaaaataattgccgtattacaagttttttatttttcctggtaacttggtcacatatgatgacacaatgcgaaggttttccaattttttgtttttttgaattttttatgcccgtttcaaaatggggtcaaaacggcgggcatgaccgttcctagatagTAGTTAAATCTTGGATATTTTTGTGTTTCtacgattaaatagatacttatgtacctagaaatgatttttggaaaaaataaagagcaaactatgaggcagctgcagtacAAATTTTACCCGCTTTCtgctgaatcagcggaaatttgtctttttcatgagaggtgcatcgaaacttttgacacctaaccatttggtcaattgtgcattatatatggcctgtTATTTTAGAAAATtcatttggtacaattttgcaacaaatatatggtaagtccttcacaaaaaaacttattttgggcactcaaaaaatgggaaattgttttttcatgcaaaagaaataaaaaaatccctttgtcaatgttgtttgccaatctaagatgtaaacttgtgcaaaatatggcatcatttgaacaaatatttgataggtctttgacaaaaaaactcattttgagcactgaaaaatgaaatgaaaaatttgtatgtaatcaatcatgaccaatttatatggtcaaaaaatcttcaaattgtttggtgcgctctgattggtccataggcatatcacgcggatcatgcatcaacCACCGTCGGATGCTTCTGGATCCAACGGTAGCCCTCACCCCCTCACCCTTTCACCCAAACCCTAACTTCCCGGATCCACTCCTCTCCCCCGatccactctccccctctcgtcccACAGCCGCGACCCTCCCTCGATCCACTCCTCTCCCCCAACCCTCTCGTTCCTCCTCCGTCTCAATCTCTCGATCCCCAACCACCCAGCTGCCGGCGCCGCCGTCCTCCGTCCTCTCCCCCAACCCCGGTCGCCGACAAGCCCTCCCCTCCCCTTCTCTCCCACGGCCGTGGTCGGATCCGCGCTCGTCCCTTCCAGATCgtagccgccacctcctcccttcaAGATCAGATCCACTTTTCCACCTAGAAGTGGAGGCTGGAGCTCCATCCCCACGATGGCCTCCTCTGCTCCCAGCGACCACGACCTCGGACCCCTTCTCCGCATCCACAACCCACGCCGCCGTGACTCCCAATCCCTCGCACGCAGCCGCCGCCGATGCCTCTTGGACTGCCACCTCGAAGGGACGACGATGGCGACTAGGACATCTTCCTCCCCCAACGACGACGACGTTCTTCGCCACCGCCGTGGTCGGGCTACGGTGACCAGCAGAGGAACTCCTCCGGCAGTGGGGGAGTCCTCCCTTGCTTCCTTGTCCACCACGAAGCACACACAGGCAGGGGAGGAGCCGCGGCGTCCAACCTCCACCGCCGCCCGAAGCCGGCAAATTATCTGATGCGTGAgtgccttctctccttctccctcctccgctTCTTCCTTCCCCCGAACTGATGTGTGCTGTGCACGCAGAGGCAGTTGAAGGAAGGGGCCATGCCATGGAGAGGCTTCAGGGCCATGGACATGCCGGAGAGGAGGACGTTCTTGGCCGATGTAGAAGCTGCGGGAGAGGAGGGCTCTGACCTTGACGGATGCCATGCAATGGAtggtagctctctctctctctcccctcctcttcctctttgTGCAAGTCAGCAACCCCGAAGATCGATCTACCCAGTTGGATTACACCTGCAACCTATCATTTACTACTTTACTAGAAGAATAGCAGGAATGCATGATTCGTCTCAGGCTTACAATATATCTCATTTTGTTTGATATTCGGTTTTTCATGTGGTGTTTATGAAACATTTATGCTGATAATGCAAATGCTAACTAGTTGCCATCCGGTTGAATGCTTATTTTATTCAGGTCGGCAAGGCAGTCGGTGGGACGGAGGCGATGAACTCTGCCGCAGCCACGGCCGTCTGTGCTTCTGCCTTCGTGGTGGTCTTGGACTTGTGATTGTGGTGTTGTGCTTTGACCAGTGGCATGATTTACACACTGGCAATTTTAGGTTTAGGGAAATATGTATTGTTGCTCCTGATTGAACCAACTAACCAGTATCACTTGTCTAAGATCTGATCTAGAACTGAATTGCTCCTCTGTTTTGCTGTGGGCGTATGCTCGGTGGTCAATGATTGCGTGCTGTAgacatattaaaaccaaaaattgGAGCAGTTTCAGTCATGCAGATTAGAAATGAATCCTGCTCTGCTTTGCTGTAGGTGTATGCTCTTATTGCTGAATAGTTTGGTGGTATTGTGATGTCACATTACACCTGGCATAACGTGACAAAGAGCTCAAGAGTTACAACAAAGTAATCTAAGTTCTTAGTCTGTGTTATTTTAGTATAAGTAATCTTTTGTTCAGTCAAAAACTAATGCACGTGCTACTACCATTAGTGTTTGTGATTTTGTTTTCCTCTACCAACTATCAATTAATTCCCTGGTTACTACTATGTAGGGGATGTTACTGTTTTAAGTTTCTATACTACTGTTTGTGCTGTTGCTGTTCTGTCGGTGTTATGCATATAGGCATGGGAGATGTTATCCTAGAATTATGCACTGCTTGAGCTCATATATCTCCATTTAACTACTGTGGTTTATGTTTCTGGCTTGGTGATATAGGAATCGGTGCTTGCTATGTCTTTTGTAGTGGTCTGATTACTTACTAGTAGATACACATGCACTGGCTATTTATAGTGCTTCATTTGCTACCGCTCCTCCAGGCTCACCGTGCCGAGACATCCGCGTCCCGACTCTCCCTCCTCCCTGACGGGCTCTCATCCAAGCTGGAGATAGCCGCGTCCCCAACGGCTGCTGCTGGAACCGACCCCTCCTTGTTGCTTGGACGTATCCTGACACCTGCATCGTCGACGGCGTCCGCATCGACAGCTACCTCACCAGGTCCCTCAATCTGCCTGTGGATAGTACCGTTGCTTACATTTTTCATCTGCCCATAGCGTACAATCTTCAGCTGTACTGGATTGTTGCAGATTTGTGTTGGACGAGGGCAACTACCCTGTCAACGCCCCACTCAAGGAGTTCGTCGCCAGCATCCAGTCCCAGGTCGCCAAGATTGAGGACGGCATGAAGGTTTGCTTCTGTGTGTCTTCATTAGTCTTGTTCTTCTTCATACTGACCAAATTACACATGGATGCTAATTAGATTTTGGAACATTGGCAGCAACTTAACACTACATTAGTTAATATGAAGACAACATTGAGTTTAATCCAGTACTGATGATTGTTGTGGTTTTtcttcaaagaatgcttgtgttttaGATACTGCCACTTTGAGCTGCTGTAGGCTTGTAGTTATCAATTGCAGCTGGGCTTATATATTGTATGGGTTTAATTCAGGTTTGAGGACAGTTACTAGTTTGTAGGATGTTATAGGAATGGACAGTTTCATGTAAGGGTAACTGATTCATAAGAGTTCGTTCTGTATGTATGAGAGTCCTTGTATAACAACTGGATAGCACAAACCTCGTCTATTTTTACGTCTAGTCCTTTCATGCCTGCTTGCTCTCACATCTGTTGAAATGTACTTAATGGCTCACCACACCCCCTGATTACATGGTGCTTTTTCTGGCAGCAACAATGCAGGGGTGATGGCAATACCTTTCTCCCTCAAAGGATGGCAAGATTGCAACCAACCATGTCGGTATGGCTACAAACTCACATCTACCTTTTACTAGCTGATGATGAACCATTTACATACCCTGATTTAGATCTCTTCCAGAGGGACATAGATAAATCCTTCACTTGTTATTGTGTCATCTGCTGATTACTTCTTCTATTAATCGCCTAGTGCTCGTGTTAGTGAGATTCATCTAGTATTTTTTTGCAAAGCACGGAATGGTTTTGAGTAGTTGATCATTGCCTGATGGAACCTTCATGTCATTAGCTTGCACTACAGTAACCAGATGCAATCCATTTTTATTAAATGCATTCTGGTTAGGATTTTGTCATGGCTGTTCTGTTTCCTATAGATCTAGATCTGGTCACTACTGAAATTTCATTCTAGGACTTCATCATGTGATTATTAGTTATTTTTAACCAATGCTAGTCCTAGCATGTGTACACTCTAATCTCTAATGATGCTTGTCTTTGTGTTCAGGAGCTCGAGGTCTACAAAATTTGAAGTTCGAAACCATATAGCTCTACTCAGCAAAGAGCTGTCTCTTCTGTTTGATTGTAATAGAATGTAAATATTGTAATATTGTAATAGTAGGCATATCTAGGTTGTAATAACTATGTACagattcactacaggaatcagctactttgccgtttGCCACggtagacggcaaaggcaaggatggcggacggcaaaggcctttgccgtctgccgcggacggcaaaaggctccggcaaagtaggctacggtaaagagcttctttgccgtctgctttctgaagcggacgacaaaggggcctttgccatcagcggcagacggcaaagaaagccgacggcaataaattcgctgttagtccgttaggcgtctaacggcagcctttgccgtccgccgctgacggcaaagagcatcaagcctttgccgtctgccactataggcaaactgaccaaatgggtcagctgccaggaagcacaagtggttgccacgtggcttctttgccgtccgcggtggacggcaaagagcccattgccgtcggtggcagacggcaaagagcctgcattgcctctcttttctgttttttcttatacccaaccattttcacagcaaatagatgatacatatatatttttcacatggcaagttcacagcaaacatatgagatatccaacacatataatttcatcatacatgcatagttccatcaaccatacatagcaagttccacatacatgcatccaaccatacatattacgatagtgtcatcctaccatacatgcatagtacaaaagaaacatagttcatccaaacaagcactccatctataaaagcacaaatggaaaagaagcactccatccatgcaagcttccgtgaattaaatcaaatctgcaaaatgataaacaagatgttagaaaaagaagaagaaaaagaagaagaagactataaaaagtaagcatacttaagtaaaatggagctaacctagaagaaaatgaagaagaagaagaagaagactagaagaatactagaagaagactagaagaatactagaagaagaagaagactataattaagcttattatgtaaacttggtcattttgtgctaacataagtaattttggagttaacctataggaaactaagcatattagagataacttagcatatta
Protein-coding regions in this window:
- the LOC123168359 gene encoding uncharacterized protein, producing MEKCRSVPHEHATAAYYGCGGGYDYEDVSRGGAAVKSYSFNGPSAGEDPEAKRRRRVASYNVFASQARLKSSVRGSFKWLKSKLSDVRYGGL